One segment of Engraulis encrasicolus isolate BLACKSEA-1 chromosome 7, IST_EnEncr_1.0, whole genome shotgun sequence DNA contains the following:
- the LOC134452397 gene encoding lysophosphatidic acid receptor 6-like: MTRISQKTFRVDCGRIQQREGEDLTKPNGGVAMGLWNRTDAPILPNCTLDTSYRFLYYQVSYSVIFVVGLATNAVAFRRLWVSPRTLTSTSVYMTNLAAADLFFVISLPLRIYYYHHKSADSTSTSSSSSSSSAAAAGDWSPGNAFCQLTFTLKYISLYGGIFFLVCIGVDRYFAVVHPLAQRLRRVRTARLVSGAIWCLVLALSLALPLLRSAAAAQHVAQACLLDPSSRQNRAFILAALALVQAAFQLPALLLLFSYCSVLRVLRRQPRRRGRQPSRNGPSPGKPLPQNQHHLNLHLQHHLHQQHQQQHQHLQHPQHQQPRNRHRRTLTVIYWVLGVFLLCFTPYHLNLLGYTLTHVGVLRSCALAKATKALHPVVLSLASANCCFNPLIYYVSSGLPHRDMPTSGASGSQ, encoded by the exons ATGACTAGAATCTCTCAAAAGACCTTCAGAGTTGACTGCGGAAGGATCcagcaaagagagggagaggacctGACCAAACCAAACGGGGGGGTCGCTATGGGGCTGTGGAACCGCACGGACGCGCCCATCCTCCCCAACTGCACGCTGGACACCAGCTACCGCTTTCTGTACTAccag GTGTCCTACAGCGTGATCTTCGTGGTGGGCCTGGCCACCAACGCCGTGGCCTTCCGCCGCCTCTGGGTGTCCCCGCGCACCCTGACCAGCACCAGCGTCTACATGACCAACCTGGCGGCCGCCGACCTCTTCTTCGTCATCTCCCTGCCTCTACGCatctactactaccaccacaagTCCGCCGactccacttccacttcctcatcatcctcctcctcctccgccgccgcTGCCGGTGACTGGTCGCCAGGGAACGCGTTCTGCCAGCTGACTTTTACGCTGAAGTACATCAGCCTGTACGGCGGCATCTTCTTCCTGGTGTGCATCGGCGTGGACCGCTACTTCGCCGTGGTGCACCCGCTGGCGCAGCGCCTGCGTCGGGTGCGGACCGCGCGGCTGGTCAGCGGCGCCATCTGGTGCCTGGTGCTGGCGCTCAGCCTGGCGCTGCCCCTGCTCCGCTCGGCCGCCGCCGCGCAGCACGTCGCCCAGGCCTGCCTGCTGGACCCGTCCTCGCGCCAGAACCGGGCCTTCATCCTGGCGGCGCTGGCCCTGGTGCAGGCGGCGTTCCAGCTGCCCGCACTGCTGCTGCTCTTTAGCTACTGCAGCGTGCTGAGGGTGCTCCGACGCCAGCCGCGCCGACGCGGCCGACAGCCCTCGCGCAACGGCCCGAGCCCGGGCAAACCACTACCGCAAAACCAACACCACCTCAacctccacctccaacaccacctccaccagcagcatcagcagcagcatcaacacCTGCAACACCCGCAACACCAACAGCCGCGCAACCGGCACCGGCGCACGCTCACCGTCATCTACTGGGTGCTGGGCGTGTTCCTGCTGTGCTTCACGCCCTACCACCTGAACCTGCTGGGCTACACGCTGACGCACGTGGGCGTGTTGCGGAGCTGCGCGCTGGCCAAGGCCACCAAGGCCCTGCACCCCGTGGTGCTGTCGCTGGCCAGCGCCAACTGCTGCTTCAACCCCCTGATATACTACGTGTCCAGCGGCCTGCCGCACAGGGACATGCCCACCAGCGGGGCCAGCGGCAGTCAGTGA
- the ccdc61 gene encoding centrosomal protein CCDC61 codes for MEGGLVVQEDMKFRGAEVSVKMELEESLLTVEISDVLTADQWRGEFDAAYIEDLTRKTGNFKQFPIFCSMLESAVSKKSESVTLDLLTYADLELLRNRKAGVVSRPRGQQQSSGLSAKRYLILIYTVEFDRIHYPLPLPYMGKPNPAALQKEIRSLRAELNALYNRGDARPSDYETRRLRAELALVREEKDALAKALERLQVVGSSSTPGGGARGMRDVVRNLEEQLLRERAKSQRSASKRGQEQRVLVDQLEELRASERSLRIRVKSLTNELCLLRRGRVTPLSGSRGDASDIGGHRSSSRERNSVSRIVMRARSGSRERMDDGRGRRSEERGRRADSTGPRSYIARNSPSPSGSRAPRFDPTAYIQDRQRRQREADLKNQRKVRRDMLASPSLVERGRSRSRELCPQLVRTGSGGGRGRSLSLESRRSQRSSGSSVTELDELAKPLPTRGRKPIYNGPTTTRGRHLIKKPVCSTPTRRARTNDRETSIDGADLSEIDARLQALQDYMRELDTGH; via the exons ATGGAAGGGGGACTAGTTGTGCAGGAAGACATGAAGTTTCGTGGCGCGGAGGTCTCTGTGAAGATGGAGCTGGAGGAAAGTTTGCTGACTGTGGAGATTTCAGACGTGCTGACCGCTgatcagtggagaggagagtttgATGCAGCCT ATATTGAGGACCTCACACGCAAGACTGGCAACTTCAAACAGTTTCCCATCTTCTGCAGCATGTTGGAGTCTGCTGTCAGTAAG AAAAGCGAGTCTGTTACACTGGACCTGTTGACCTACGCCGACCTGGAGCTGCTCCGGAACCGCAAGGCCGGCGTAGTGAGCCGCCCCCGCGGCCAGCAGCAGTCCTCCGGCCTCAGCGCCAAGCGCTACCTCATCCTCATCTACACCGTCGAGTTCGACAG GATACACTACCCCTTGCCCCTGCCGTACATGGGGAAGCCAAACCCTGCTGCTCTACAGAAGGAGATCCGATCCCTGCGTGCTGAACTAAACGCACTTTATAACAGAGGAGACGCCAGACCATCAGACTATGAGACACGTCGACTACGAGCAGA gctgGCATTGGTGAGGGAAGAGAAGGATGCATTGGCCAAAGCTCTGGAGCGGCTGCAGGTGGTGGGATCCTCCTCCACGCCTGGCGGTGGCGCCAGAGGCATGCGGGATGTGGTGCGCAACCTGGAGGAGCAGCTGCTGAGGGAGAGGGCCAAGAGCCAGCGCTCGGCCAGCAAGAGGGGACAGGAGCAGCGCGTCCTCGTCGATCAG TTGGAGGAACTAAGGGCTTCAGAGCGATCACTCAGGATTCGAGTGAAAAGCCTGACAAACGAGTTGTGTCTTTTGCGCCGTGG GAGGGTGACCCCCTTGTCGGGGTCACGGGGGGACGCGTCAGACATCGGCGGCCACCGCTCCTCGTCCAGGGAGCGCAACAGCGTGAGTCGCATCGTCATGAGGGCCCGCTCCGGCTCTCGGGAGAGGATGGATGACGGCAGGGGGCGCAGGtcggaggagaggggcaggagggcCGACTCCACAGGGCCGCGCTCCTACATCGCAAGGAACTCCCCCTCACCCTCAG GATCGAGGGCTCCCAGGTTTGACCCCACAGCGTATATCCAGGACCGCCAACGCCGGCAGAGAGAGGCCGACCTGAAGAA TCAAAGGAAGGTGCGGCGAGACATGCTGGCGTCGCCTTCCCTGGTGGAGCGGGGGCGTTCGCGCTCGCGGGAGCTGTGCCCACAGCTGGTGCGCACGGGCAGCGGCGGGGGGCGGGGCCGGAGCCTGTCCCTGGAGAGTCGGCGCAGCCAGCGGTCCTCCGGGAGCTCCGTCACAGAGCTGGACGAGCTGGCCAAGCCCCTGCCAACACG GGGGAGAAAGCCTATCTACAATGGCCCTACCACA ACCCGAGGCAGACATCTGATCAAAAAGCCTGTATGTAGCACTCCCACCCGCAGAGCCAGGACCAACGACAGAG
- the lpar6b gene encoding lysophosphatidic acid receptor 6, which produces MEMKMSNITLSGGNTSALLKDNCDINDDFKYTLYSTVFCLVFIIGLVFNVVAIYIFACTLKIRNETTTYMINLAMSDLMFVLSLPFRIYYFIKRQWHFSDVLCKLSIALFYTNMYGSILFLTCISVDRFLAIVYPLRSRTLRTKRNARIACCCIWLVVLSGSLPTGFMLDTTSEKNQEGNNTQYCFENYSNEQWQTELSKVVLFVETVGFFIPFIINLTCSIKVLRTLQDPKTLARGGQLNKKTILRMITVHLLTFCFCFIPYNFQLIFYTLVRSRVFTNCTARIVAKTINPISLCIAVTNCCLDPVVYYFTSETIQNSIRRKAQSMRIDNLRDTLQNSPKLKSIRNFANKFSADESTI; this is translated from the exons ATGGAG ATGAAGATGTCAAACATAACCCTCTCAGGAGGCAACACTTCTGCGCTCCTGAAGGACAACTGTGACATCAACGATGACTTCAAGTACACCCTGTACAGCACCGTCTTCTGTCTGGTCTTCATCATCGGACTGGTCTTCAACGTGGTGGCCATCTACATTTTCGCATGCACACTCAAGATCAGAAACGAGACCACCACCTACATGATCAACCTGGCCATGTCAGACTTGATGTTCGTGCTCAGCTTGCCATTTCGGATCTACTACTTCATCAAGCGGCAATGGCACTTCAGCGATGTGCTGTGCAAATTGTCCATAGCCTTGTTCTACACAAACATGTACGGGAGCATTCTGTTCCTCACGTGCATCAGCGTGGACCGATTCTTAGCCATTGTTTACCCCTTGCGTTCTAGAACACTGAGGACAAAGCGGAACGCCAGGATCGCCTGCTGTTGCATCTGGTTGGTGGTGCTGTCAGGCAGTCTGCCCACTGGCTTCATGCTAGACACCACGTCCGAGAAAAACCAGGAGGGCAACAACACACAGTACTGCTTTGAAAACTACTCCAACGAACAGTGGCAGACGGAGCTGTCTAAAGTCGTTCTGTTCGTCGAGACGGTGGGCTTCTTCATCCCCTTCATAATCAACCTGACCTGCTCCATCAAGGTTCTTCGGACACTTCAGGATCCAAAGACGCTGGCCCGCGGGGGGCAGCTGAACAAGAAAACCATCCTCCGCATGATCACCGTCCACCTGCTGACGTTCTGCTTCTGCTTCATCCCGTACAACTTCCAGCTGATCTTCTACACGCTGGTCAGGAGCCGCGTGTTCACAAACTGCACGGCGAGGATCGTGGCGAAAACCATCAACCCCATCAGCCTCTGCATCGCCGTGACCAACTGCTGCTTGGATCCCGTCGTGTACTACTTCACCTCCGAGACCATCCAGAACTCCATCCGGCGCAAGGCGCAGAGCATGCGCATCGACAACCTGCGGGACACCCTCCAGAACAGTCCCAAGCTGAAGAGCATCAGGAACTTTGCCAATAAATTCAGCGCTGATGAGTCCACCATATGA